A single window of Streptomyces xanthii DNA harbors:
- a CDS encoding nitronate monooxygenase, translated as MSSALNDLFPHPIVQAPMAGGASCPELAAAVSEAGGLGFLAAGYKTADGMYQEIKQVRGLTGRPFGVNLFMPQPEVADPAAVDVYRHQLAGEATWYRTPLGDPDGGRDDGYDAKLAILRDDPVPVVSFTFGCPTREVVHALQRVGTRTVVTVTTVEEAQAAQEAAADAVCVQGVEAGGHQGTHRDNPETDGAGIGLLALVTQVREAVRLPIVATGGIMRGAQIAAVLTAGADLAQLGTAFLVAPESGAPTVHKEAMTDPLFTRTELTRAFSGRPARGLVNRFLREHGPYAPAAYPQVHHMTAPLRKAAARAGDTQGMALWAGQGHRLARALPAGQLVEVLAAELDAARAAAGQRGAA; from the coding sequence ATGTCCTCCGCGCTGAACGATCTCTTCCCCCATCCGATCGTGCAGGCCCCCATGGCGGGCGGCGCCTCCTGTCCCGAGCTCGCCGCCGCCGTGTCCGAGGCGGGCGGGCTCGGTTTCCTGGCCGCCGGGTACAAGACGGCCGACGGCATGTACCAGGAGATCAAGCAGGTGCGGGGGCTCACCGGGCGCCCCTTCGGCGTCAACCTCTTCATGCCGCAGCCCGAGGTGGCCGACCCCGCCGCGGTCGACGTCTACCGGCACCAGCTCGCCGGTGAGGCCACCTGGTACCGGACCCCGCTCGGCGACCCCGACGGCGGCCGCGACGACGGCTACGACGCCAAGCTCGCCATCCTCCGCGACGACCCCGTCCCCGTCGTCTCCTTCACCTTCGGCTGCCCCACCCGCGAGGTCGTCCACGCCCTCCAGCGCGTCGGCACCCGCACCGTCGTCACCGTCACCACGGTCGAGGAGGCGCAGGCCGCGCAGGAGGCCGCCGCCGACGCCGTATGCGTCCAGGGCGTCGAGGCCGGCGGACACCAGGGCACCCACCGCGACAACCCCGAGACGGACGGCGCCGGGATCGGCCTGCTGGCCCTGGTCACCCAGGTCCGGGAGGCCGTACGGCTGCCGATCGTCGCGACCGGCGGCATCATGCGGGGCGCGCAGATCGCCGCCGTCCTCACCGCCGGCGCCGATCTCGCGCAGCTCGGCACCGCGTTCCTGGTCGCTCCCGAATCCGGGGCGCCCACCGTGCACAAGGAAGCCATGACCGATCCGTTGTTCACCCGTACCGAACTGACCCGCGCCTTCTCGGGGCGGCCCGCGCGCGGGCTCGTCAACCGGTTCCTGCGCGAGCACGGACCGTACGCGCCCGCCGCGTACCCGCAGGTCCACCACATGACCGCGCCGCTGCGCAAGGCGGCCGCGCGGGCCGGTGACACGCAGGGCATGGCGCTCTGGGCCGGGCAGGGCCACCGGCTCGCCCGCGCGCTGCCCGCCGGGCAGCTCGTCGAGGTGCTCGCCGCGGAGCTCGACGCCGCGCGCGCCGCGGCGGGTCAGCGGGGTGCGGCATGA
- a CDS encoding 16S rRNA (uracil(1498)-N(3))-methyltransferase gives MTAPVFVVEGPVPGDRTYVLDGSEGRHAVSVKRLRAGEEIVLTDGLGAWTEAVVVSSEGKDRLVVEAGPVQVEAEERPRITVVQALPKGDRGELAVETMTETGVDAIVPWAASRCITQWRGERGVKALGKWRATAREAGKQSRRVRFPEVSELASTKEVARLLASADLAVVLHEDRDWVSAALASAALPSDGEIVLVVGPEGGVSPEELKVFGEAGAGTYRLGRSVLRTSTAGTAAVSLLLGRTGRWG, from the coding sequence ATGACCGCGCCGGTGTTCGTGGTGGAGGGGCCGGTCCCCGGTGACCGTACGTACGTGCTCGACGGGTCCGAGGGGCGGCACGCCGTCTCCGTGAAGCGGCTGCGGGCGGGCGAGGAGATCGTTCTCACCGACGGGCTCGGCGCCTGGACCGAGGCCGTCGTCGTCAGCAGCGAGGGCAAGGACCGGCTCGTCGTCGAGGCGGGGCCGGTGCAGGTCGAGGCCGAGGAGCGGCCCCGGATCACCGTGGTGCAGGCGCTGCCCAAGGGGGACCGCGGGGAGCTCGCCGTCGAGACGATGACCGAGACCGGGGTCGACGCGATCGTGCCGTGGGCCGCGTCGCGGTGCATCACGCAGTGGCGGGGCGAGCGCGGGGTGAAGGCGCTCGGGAAGTGGCGGGCGACGGCGCGCGAGGCCGGCAAGCAGTCGCGCCGGGTCCGGTTCCCGGAGGTGTCCGAGCTCGCCTCCACGAAGGAGGTGGCGCGGCTGCTCGCCTCGGCGGACCTGGCCGTGGTGCTGCACGAGGACCGGGACTGGGTGAGCGCCGCGCTCGCCTCTGCGGCGTTGCCGTCCGACGGGGAGATCGTGCTCGTGGTGGGGCCCGAGGGTGGGGTCTCGCCGGAGGAGCTGAAGGTGTTCGGCGAGGCGGGGGCCGGGACGTATCGGTTGGGGCGGAGTGTGCTGCGGACCTCTACGGCTGGTACGGCGGCGGTTTCGTTGCTGTTGGGGCGGACCGGCCGCTGGGGGTGA
- a CDS encoding VOC family protein, which produces MELAQVRLLVSDFGACYRFYADVLGLKPQAGSEQGPYEKFSPAGGGAGIALQDRAMMAEVLGELGESATGHRSLVVLRVDDLDSYCEEVTGRGGVLVHGPAPMTDRMRVAHLKDPEDNIVELQEWLLLRG; this is translated from the coding sequence ATGGAACTTGCCCAGGTGCGGTTGCTGGTCTCCGATTTCGGAGCGTGTTATCGGTTCTACGCCGATGTGCTGGGGCTCAAGCCGCAGGCCGGCTCGGAGCAAGGGCCCTACGAGAAGTTCTCGCCCGCGGGCGGGGGCGCCGGGATCGCGTTGCAGGACCGGGCCATGATGGCCGAAGTCCTCGGCGAGCTGGGCGAGTCGGCGACGGGCCACCGTTCGCTCGTCGTGCTGCGCGTCGACGATCTCGACTCCTACTGCGAAGAGGTCACCGGACGCGGCGGCGTCCTCGTGCACGGGCCCGCGCCCATGACGGACCGGATGCGCGTCGCCCACCTCAAGGACCCCGAGGACAACATCGTGGAACTCCAGGAGTGGCTCCTGCTGCGCGGCTGA